A single genomic interval of Tepidibacillus fermentans harbors:
- a CDS encoding heptaprenylglyceryl phosphate synthase: MNHSFLSSLKHMFKLDPNRPITENQIEQLCHTETGAIIVGGTLGVTYEDSQALLKQIRMHGKIAIQEISNLQAIVPGFDYYFIPLVVNAQDPKWILNVHHEALKRYGEWVNWNQVFVEGYIILNEDSSVAKLTKSKVPTELEDVLAYARIVDQMLRLPILYVEYSGKYGNPDWLKAIQQIVEYSQIFYGGGIHSYEKAVEMSQYAHTIIVGNLIYEDFPTALKTVPVKGVSYTQIEE; encoded by the coding sequence ATGAATCATTCATTCTTATCAAGTTTAAAACACATGTTCAAACTAGATCCCAATCGACCGATTACAGAAAATCAAATAGAACAATTATGTCATACAGAAACGGGTGCCATTATAGTTGGTGGTACCCTAGGGGTGACATATGAAGATTCTCAGGCTCTTTTAAAACAGATTCGAATGCACGGTAAAATCGCAATTCAAGAAATCTCCAATTTACAAGCGATTGTACCTGGTTTTGATTACTATTTTATTCCCCTTGTTGTCAATGCTCAAGATCCAAAATGGATTCTAAATGTTCATCATGAAGCCTTAAAGCGTTATGGAGAATGGGTGAACTGGAATCAAGTCTTTGTGGAAGGTTATATTATTCTTAATGAGGATTCGTCCGTAGCAAAATTAACGAAAAGCAAAGTTCCAACTGAATTAGAGGATGTTTTGGCTTATGCTAGAATAGTGGATCAGATGTTGCGACTACCGATACTCTATGTTGAATACAGTGGGAAATATGGTAATCCGGATTGGTTAAAAGCGATTCAACAGATCGTAGAATATTCACAAATCTTTTACGGTGGTGGTATTCATTCGTATGAAAAAGCAGTCGAGATGAGCCAATATGCCCATACGATTATTGTTGGAAATCTGATTTACGAAGACTTTCCTACTGCATTAAAAACAGTACCGGTTAAAGGGGTTTCTTATACACAAATTGAAGAATGA
- a CDS encoding YerC/YecD family TrpR-related protein, whose protein sequence is MPFDKLKDKTVDQLFESILKLETLEEAYRFFDDLMTVNEIQSLAQRLEVARMLMKGYTYNQIETETGASTATISRVKRCLNYGNDGYKMVLDRLTFDKPEIKQID, encoded by the coding sequence GTGCCATTTGACAAATTGAAAGATAAAACGGTTGATCAGTTATTTGAATCGATCTTAAAATTAGAAACACTTGAAGAGGCCTATCGTTTTTTTGATGATTTAATGACGGTGAATGAGATTCAATCCTTAGCACAACGCCTTGAAGTGGCTCGAATGTTGATGAAAGGTTATACGTATAACCAAATTGAAACAGAGACAGGCGCAAGTACAGCTACAATATCCAGAGTGAAAAGATGCCTCAATTATGGGAACGATGGTTATAAAATGGTTTTAGATCGGTTGACATTTGATAAACCAGAAATCAAACAAATAGACTAA
- a CDS encoding DUF3048 domain-containing protein — protein sequence MKKIVIVILSLLLFGSFVGCAKQSTPQTQSSENKEQVEQINPEPGKPIHYAPLTGLPVDHELNQRLIGVMINNHSKARPQSGLNQADIVYEILAEGMITRFLAVYQSQEPEIIGPVRSIRPYYLDIMKGLDALIVHAGASDEADAILKRGSLPDVDGLVGEGRYFWRAKFRKAPHNLYTSTEKIKQYASDHGYRLVGEIPSILFLKEEDIVTGQPAKNISIEYYPKYIVGYQYDEATKLYKRTINQQPHTDLETKEQLTARNVLVIRAKHWSIGNTKRGIDIDGQGKGYLFQNGVGKAIDWKMQNGMIRAYVNGVEQGLYPGKTWIIVVEPQTHVSYQ from the coding sequence GTGAAAAAGATCGTGATCGTTATTCTTAGTCTATTACTTTTCGGTTCATTTGTCGGTTGTGCAAAACAATCAACACCCCAAACACAGTCTTCAGAAAATAAGGAACAAGTAGAGCAGATAAATCCTGAACCGGGAAAACCGATTCATTATGCACCGTTGACAGGATTACCCGTAGATCATGAGCTTAATCAAAGATTGATTGGAGTGATGATTAATAATCATTCAAAAGCGAGACCACAAAGTGGATTGAACCAAGCGGATATCGTCTACGAAATCCTTGCTGAAGGAATGATTACTCGTTTTCTAGCAGTCTATCAGAGTCAAGAGCCAGAAATCATTGGCCCTGTTCGAAGTATTCGTCCTTATTATTTAGATATTATGAAAGGATTAGATGCACTGATTGTTCATGCCGGAGCAAGTGATGAAGCCGATGCAATATTAAAAAGAGGATCACTACCTGATGTTGATGGTCTAGTGGGAGAGGGAAGATATTTTTGGCGAGCAAAGTTTCGGAAGGCACCTCACAATTTGTATACAAGTACAGAGAAAATTAAACAATATGCTAGTGATCATGGATATCGCTTAGTAGGAGAGATTCCATCTATTCTATTTTTAAAAGAAGAAGATATTGTAACAGGTCAGCCGGCAAAAAATATCTCAATTGAATACTATCCAAAGTATATTGTTGGCTATCAATATGATGAAGCGACAAAGTTATATAAACGCACCATCAATCAACAACCACATACAGATTTAGAAACAAAAGAACAATTAACTGCAAGAAATGTACTTGTGATCCGAGCAAAACATTGGTCAATTGGCAACACAAAAAGAGGAATTGATATTGATGGTCAAGGTAAAGGATATTTATTCCAAAACGGTGTAGGAAAAGCGATTGATTGGAAAATGCAAAATGGAATGATTCGGGCTTATGTCAATGGTGTGGAACAGGGATTATATCCAGGAAAAACATGGATTATCGTGGTCGAACCACAAACCCATGTCTCCTATCAATAG